One window of the Mixophyes fleayi isolate aMixFle1 chromosome 6, aMixFle1.hap1, whole genome shotgun sequence genome contains the following:
- the SMURF2 gene encoding E3 ubiquitin-protein ligase SMURF2 isoform X2, which translates to MSNQGSRRNGPVKLRLTVLCAKNLVKKDFFTGLPDPFAKVVVDGSGQCHSTDTVKNTLDPKWNQHYDLYIGKSDSITISVWNHKKIHKKQGAGFLGCVRLLSNAINRLKDTGYQRLDLCKLGPNDNDTVRGQIVVSLQSRDRIGSGGQVVDCSRLFDNDLPDGPGLGFLEIALTALSLPCLDRSWEERRTASGRIQYLNHITRTTQWERPTRPASEYSSPGRPLSCFVDENTPITGTNGATSGQTSDPRITERRVRSQRHRNYMSRTHLHTPPDLPEGYEQRTTQQGQVYFLHTQTGVSTWHDPRVPRDLSNINCEELGPLPPGWEIRNTATGRVYFVDHNNRTTQFTDPRLSANLHLVLNRQNQLKDHQQQQQQQQQQQQQQVVSLCQLPDDVDCLTVPRYKRDLVQKLKILRQELSQQQPQAGHCRIEVSREEIFEESYRQVMKMRPKDLWKRLMIKFRGEEGLDYGGVAREWLYLLSHEMLNPYYGLFQYSRDDIYTLQINPDSAVNPEHLSYFHFVGRIMGMAVFHGHYIDGGFTLPFYKQLLGKPITLDDMESVDPDLHNSLVWILENDITSVLDHTFCVEHSAYGELIQHELKPNGKSIPVTEETKKEYVRLYVNWRFLRGIEAQFLALQKGFNEVIPQYLLKTFDEKELELIVCGLGKIDVNDWKSNTRLKHCTPDSNIVKWFWKAVESFDEERRARLLQFVTGSSRVPLQGFKALQGAAGPRLFTIHQIDANTNNLPKAHTCFNRIDIPPYETYDKLYEKLLTAIEETCGFAVE; encoded by the exons TGCTGTGTGCAAAGAACCTGGTGAAGAAGGATTTTTTCA CAGGGCTCCCGGATCCTTTTGCCAAAGTGGTGGTAGATGGGTCCGGCCAGTGCCACTCTACAGACACCGTGAAGAACACCCTGGACCCCAAATGGAACCAGCATTATGACCT GTACATCGGAAAGTCCGACTCCATCACAATCAGCGTTTGGAACCATAAGAAGATCCACAAGAAGCAGGGAGCTGGGTTCTTGGGCTGCGTGCGGCTTCTCTCTAACGCCATCAACCGCCTCAAGGACACCGGCT ATCAAAGGCTGGATCTATGCAAGCTCGGTCCCAATGACAACGACACAGTGCGAGGTCAGATAGTAG TCAGCCTACAGTCCCGGGACCGAATAGGCTCTGGCGGACAGGTCGTAGACTGCAGTCGTCTGTTTGACAACGACTTGCCTGACGG GCCGGGCCTCGGTTTCCTGGAAATAGCACTGACTGCTTTGTCTCTTCCGTGTCTGGATCGTAGCTGGGAGGAAAGGAGAACCGCCTCGGGGCGCATCCAGTACTTAAACCACATCACCAGGACCACCCAATGGGAGCGGCCAACTCG ACCTGCGTCTGAGTACTCCAGTCCTGGGAGGCCTCTGAGCTGCTTTGTGGATGAAAACACCCCCATCACAGGGACCAATGGAGCCACTAGTGGTCAGACGTCGGACCCTCGGATCACAGAGAGGAGAGTCCGGTCACAGCGGCACAGGAATTACATGAGCAGGACACATTTGCACACCCCGCCTGACCTACCTGAGGGATATG aacagaggaccacacagCAGGGGCAGGTGTACTTTCtgcacacacagactggggtcagcACGTGGCACGATCCCAGAGTACCCAG GGACCTAAGCAATATCAACTGTGAGGAGCTGGGACCCCTCCCTCCGGGCTGGGAGATCCGGAACACCGCAACCGGGAGAGTCTACTTTGTGGACCACAACAACCGCACCACTCAGTTCACAGACCCCCGGTTGTCCGCTAACCTACACCTCGTATTAAA CCGCCAGAACCAGCTTAAAGAccaccagcaacagcagcagcagcaacagcagcagcaacagcaacaggtgGTCTCTCTGTGTCAGCTCCCCGACGACGTGGACTGTCTGACCGTCCCGCGATACAAGAGAGATTTGGTACAGAAACTAAAGATCCTGAGACAGGAGCTGTCGCAACAACAACCACAAGCCGGGCACTGCCGCATCGAGGTGTCCCGTGAGGAGATATTCGAG GAATCCTATAGGCAGGTGATGAAGATGAGGCCGAAGGACTTGTGGAAGAGACTCATGATCAAGTTCCGTGGAGAAGAAGGTTTGGACTATGGAGGGGTTGCCAG AGAATGGCTTTATTTGTTGTCTCACGAGATGTTAAATCCATATTACGGCCTTTTCCAATATTCCCGCGACGATATCTACACACTACAGATCAACCCGGATTCCGCAGTCAACCCG GAACATCTTTCCTATTTTCACTTTGTGGGGCGGATCATGGGCATGGCGGTATTTCACGGGCACTACATTGATGGCGGCTTTACACTACCTTTTTATAAGCAGCTGCTTGGAAAGCCCATCACGCTGGATGATATGGAGTCCGTAGACCCCGATCTCCACAACAGCCTTGTGTGGATACT AGAAAACGATATTACATCTGTGTTGGATCACACGTTCTGCGTTGAGCACAGTGCATACGGAGAGCTCATCCAGCATGAGCTGAAACCTAACGGCAAAAGTATCCCAGTGACTGAAGAAACCAAAAAGGAATATGTCAG ACTCTATGTAAACTGGAGATTCCTTCGAGGGATCGAGGCTCAGTTTCTGGCACTGCAGAAAGGATTTAATGAAGTTATCCCACAATATCTGCTAAAAACGTTTGATGAGAAGGAGCTAGAG CTGATAGTATGCGGACTGGGAAAGATTGATGTTAACGACTGGAAGTCCAACACCCGGTTAAAACACTGTACTCCAGATAGCAACATCGTGAAGTGGTTCTGGAAGGCGGTGGAGTCTTTTGACGAGGAGAGGAGAGCGCGTCTGCTTCAGTTTGTGACCGGATCGTCTAGAGTTCCTCTGCAAGGCTTCAAAGCATTACAAG GCGCTGCAGGTCCACGGCTGTTTACCATCCATCAGATTGACGCCAACACCAATAACCTGCCCAAGGCTCACACTTG CTTCAACCGCATAGACATCCCACCCTACGAAACCTACGACAAACTTTACGAGAAGCTCCTCACCGCTATCGAAGAGACTTGTGGCTTTGCAGTGGAATGA
- the SMURF2 gene encoding E3 ubiquitin-protein ligase SMURF2 isoform X1: MSNQGSRRNGPVKLRLTVLCAKNLVKKDFFSFAPTAGLPDPFAKVVVDGSGQCHSTDTVKNTLDPKWNQHYDLYIGKSDSITISVWNHKKIHKKQGAGFLGCVRLLSNAINRLKDTGYQRLDLCKLGPNDNDTVRGQIVVSLQSRDRIGSGGQVVDCSRLFDNDLPDGPGLGFLEIALTALSLPCLDRSWEERRTASGRIQYLNHITRTTQWERPTRPASEYSSPGRPLSCFVDENTPITGTNGATSGQTSDPRITERRVRSQRHRNYMSRTHLHTPPDLPEGYEQRTTQQGQVYFLHTQTGVSTWHDPRVPRDLSNINCEELGPLPPGWEIRNTATGRVYFVDHNNRTTQFTDPRLSANLHLVLNRQNQLKDHQQQQQQQQQQQQQQVVSLCQLPDDVDCLTVPRYKRDLVQKLKILRQELSQQQPQAGHCRIEVSREEIFEESYRQVMKMRPKDLWKRLMIKFRGEEGLDYGGVAREWLYLLSHEMLNPYYGLFQYSRDDIYTLQINPDSAVNPEHLSYFHFVGRIMGMAVFHGHYIDGGFTLPFYKQLLGKPITLDDMESVDPDLHNSLVWILENDITSVLDHTFCVEHSAYGELIQHELKPNGKSIPVTEETKKEYVRLYVNWRFLRGIEAQFLALQKGFNEVIPQYLLKTFDEKELELIVCGLGKIDVNDWKSNTRLKHCTPDSNIVKWFWKAVESFDEERRARLLQFVTGSSRVPLQGFKALQGAAGPRLFTIHQIDANTNNLPKAHTCFNRIDIPPYETYDKLYEKLLTAIEETCGFAVE, encoded by the exons TGCTGTGTGCAAAGAACCTGGTGAAGAAGGATTTTTTCAGT TTCGCCCCAACTGCAGGGCTCCCGGATCCTTTTGCCAAAGTGGTGGTAGATGGGTCCGGCCAGTGCCACTCTACAGACACCGTGAAGAACACCCTGGACCCCAAATGGAACCAGCATTATGACCT GTACATCGGAAAGTCCGACTCCATCACAATCAGCGTTTGGAACCATAAGAAGATCCACAAGAAGCAGGGAGCTGGGTTCTTGGGCTGCGTGCGGCTTCTCTCTAACGCCATCAACCGCCTCAAGGACACCGGCT ATCAAAGGCTGGATCTATGCAAGCTCGGTCCCAATGACAACGACACAGTGCGAGGTCAGATAGTAG TCAGCCTACAGTCCCGGGACCGAATAGGCTCTGGCGGACAGGTCGTAGACTGCAGTCGTCTGTTTGACAACGACTTGCCTGACGG GCCGGGCCTCGGTTTCCTGGAAATAGCACTGACTGCTTTGTCTCTTCCGTGTCTGGATCGTAGCTGGGAGGAAAGGAGAACCGCCTCGGGGCGCATCCAGTACTTAAACCACATCACCAGGACCACCCAATGGGAGCGGCCAACTCG ACCTGCGTCTGAGTACTCCAGTCCTGGGAGGCCTCTGAGCTGCTTTGTGGATGAAAACACCCCCATCACAGGGACCAATGGAGCCACTAGTGGTCAGACGTCGGACCCTCGGATCACAGAGAGGAGAGTCCGGTCACAGCGGCACAGGAATTACATGAGCAGGACACATTTGCACACCCCGCCTGACCTACCTGAGGGATATG aacagaggaccacacagCAGGGGCAGGTGTACTTTCtgcacacacagactggggtcagcACGTGGCACGATCCCAGAGTACCCAG GGACCTAAGCAATATCAACTGTGAGGAGCTGGGACCCCTCCCTCCGGGCTGGGAGATCCGGAACACCGCAACCGGGAGAGTCTACTTTGTGGACCACAACAACCGCACCACTCAGTTCACAGACCCCCGGTTGTCCGCTAACCTACACCTCGTATTAAA CCGCCAGAACCAGCTTAAAGAccaccagcaacagcagcagcagcaacagcagcagcaacagcaacaggtgGTCTCTCTGTGTCAGCTCCCCGACGACGTGGACTGTCTGACCGTCCCGCGATACAAGAGAGATTTGGTACAGAAACTAAAGATCCTGAGACAGGAGCTGTCGCAACAACAACCACAAGCCGGGCACTGCCGCATCGAGGTGTCCCGTGAGGAGATATTCGAG GAATCCTATAGGCAGGTGATGAAGATGAGGCCGAAGGACTTGTGGAAGAGACTCATGATCAAGTTCCGTGGAGAAGAAGGTTTGGACTATGGAGGGGTTGCCAG AGAATGGCTTTATTTGTTGTCTCACGAGATGTTAAATCCATATTACGGCCTTTTCCAATATTCCCGCGACGATATCTACACACTACAGATCAACCCGGATTCCGCAGTCAACCCG GAACATCTTTCCTATTTTCACTTTGTGGGGCGGATCATGGGCATGGCGGTATTTCACGGGCACTACATTGATGGCGGCTTTACACTACCTTTTTATAAGCAGCTGCTTGGAAAGCCCATCACGCTGGATGATATGGAGTCCGTAGACCCCGATCTCCACAACAGCCTTGTGTGGATACT AGAAAACGATATTACATCTGTGTTGGATCACACGTTCTGCGTTGAGCACAGTGCATACGGAGAGCTCATCCAGCATGAGCTGAAACCTAACGGCAAAAGTATCCCAGTGACTGAAGAAACCAAAAAGGAATATGTCAG ACTCTATGTAAACTGGAGATTCCTTCGAGGGATCGAGGCTCAGTTTCTGGCACTGCAGAAAGGATTTAATGAAGTTATCCCACAATATCTGCTAAAAACGTTTGATGAGAAGGAGCTAGAG CTGATAGTATGCGGACTGGGAAAGATTGATGTTAACGACTGGAAGTCCAACACCCGGTTAAAACACTGTACTCCAGATAGCAACATCGTGAAGTGGTTCTGGAAGGCGGTGGAGTCTTTTGACGAGGAGAGGAGAGCGCGTCTGCTTCAGTTTGTGACCGGATCGTCTAGAGTTCCTCTGCAAGGCTTCAAAGCATTACAAG GCGCTGCAGGTCCACGGCTGTTTACCATCCATCAGATTGACGCCAACACCAATAACCTGCCCAAGGCTCACACTTG CTTCAACCGCATAGACATCCCACCCTACGAAACCTACGACAAACTTTACGAGAAGCTCCTCACCGCTATCGAAGAGACTTGTGGCTTTGCAGTGGAATGA